Proteins from a single region of Sphingomonas swuensis:
- a CDS encoding NYN domain-containing protein yields the protein MIGAPNIALLIDADNASPDHLDEVLLVLSELGAINIRRAYGNWKKAQLKSWEALTYEHSIVPVQQFDVVKGKSATDMRMIIDCMDLLYRGQMAGLGIMSSDSDFSPLVQRIRESGLPVYGFGTTKTPQSLKAACTRFIDVAALQASAPNEEPAEVPQGPTSDVVKVLGDAWKQSKRDDEGYALISEVGQRAANLSSFSVRNYGARSLSELFGTLEQFGVRRADDGRLLVKRLR from the coding sequence ATGATCGGCGCTCCGAACATTGCCCTGCTGATCGACGCCGACAATGCCTCTCCCGATCATCTCGACGAGGTTCTTCTGGTCCTGAGCGAGCTCGGCGCGATCAACATCCGCCGCGCCTATGGCAACTGGAAGAAGGCGCAGCTCAAGAGCTGGGAAGCGCTGACCTACGAACACAGCATCGTTCCGGTGCAGCAGTTCGACGTGGTCAAGGGCAAGTCGGCGACCGACATGCGGATGATCATCGACTGCATGGACCTGCTCTACCGCGGGCAGATGGCCGGTCTCGGGATCATGTCGAGCGACAGCGACTTCTCGCCGCTGGTGCAGCGCATCCGAGAATCCGGGCTCCCGGTCTACGGCTTCGGCACGACCAAGACCCCGCAGAGCCTCAAGGCCGCCTGCACCCGCTTCATCGACGTCGCGGCGCTTCAGGCAAGCGCTCCGAACGAGGAGCCGGCCGAGGTGCCACAGGGCCCGACCAGCGACGTGGTCAAGGTGCTCGGCGACGCCTGGAAGCAGAGCAAGCGCGACGACGAGGGCTACGCGCTTATCTCCGAGGTCGGGCAGCGCGCCGCCAACCTGTCGAGCTTCTCCGTCCGCAACTATGGCGCACGCAGCCTGTCCGAGCTGTTCGGCACGCTCGAGCAATTCGGAGTTCGCCGCGCGGACGACGGCCGCCTGCTGGTCAAGCGGCTCCGCTGA
- a CDS encoding pyridoxamine 5'-phosphate oxidase family protein, translating to MADAERAEELKELFWKELKGSPFVMIGLQGVEDSRTRPWTAQVNWQNDKELKDGGDIYFFGAKSEAIVKGLSENNRAVCTYVSKGHDLFAHIHGTLELVEDRALVDKFWNPFIASWYKDGKDDPDLQLLRFDTSKAEIWKAEAGATLVAAALKFLGRDPGKDHQQANQAEVAL from the coding sequence GTGGCAGACGCCGAGCGCGCCGAAGAACTGAAGGAGCTATTCTGGAAGGAGCTGAAGGGCTCCCCCTTCGTGATGATCGGACTTCAAGGCGTCGAGGACAGCCGCACCCGCCCATGGACCGCACAGGTCAACTGGCAGAACGACAAGGAACTGAAGGACGGTGGCGACATCTACTTCTTCGGCGCCAAGTCGGAAGCGATCGTGAAGGGCCTGTCCGAGAACAATCGCGCGGTCTGCACCTACGTGTCGAAGGGTCACGACCTCTTCGCCCATATTCATGGCACGCTCGAGCTGGTCGAGGACCGTGCGCTGGTCGACAAGTTCTGGAACCCGTTCATCGCCAGCTGGTACAAGGACGGCAAGGACGACCCCGATCTCCAGCTGCTGCGCTTCGACACCAGCAAGGCCGAGATCTGGAAGGCCGAGGCGGGTGCGACTCTCGTCGCCGCCGCGCTCAAATTCCTTGGCCGCGATCCGGGCAAGGACCATCAGCAGGCGAATCAGGCGGAAGTCGCCCTCTAG
- a CDS encoding type II toxin-antitoxin system RatA family toxin produces MPRHSEQRHLPYTPEQLFDLVADVKRYDEFLPWVSAVRVRSSSETDMVADLIVGFGAFRERFTSKIGKQRPEAITVDYVEGPLKFLHNEWRFEPAEDGGTNLHFTVDFAFRSRIFEAVAGQVFDRALRKMTGAFEARAAALYGASSSSAQSAA; encoded by the coding sequence ATGCCGCGCCATTCCGAACAGCGTCACCTGCCCTACACTCCGGAGCAGTTGTTCGACCTCGTCGCCGACGTGAAGCGCTACGACGAGTTCCTGCCATGGGTGAGCGCGGTACGCGTCCGTTCGTCGAGCGAGACCGACATGGTGGCCGACCTGATCGTCGGCTTCGGCGCTTTCCGCGAGCGCTTCACCAGCAAGATCGGCAAGCAGCGCCCCGAGGCGATCACCGTCGACTATGTCGAGGGGCCGCTGAAGTTCCTCCACAACGAGTGGCGCTTCGAGCCCGCCGAGGACGGCGGGACCAACCTTCATTTCACGGTCGACTTCGCTTTCCGTAGCCGAATTTTCGAGGCGGTCGCGGGGCAGGTGTTCGATCGCGCGCTGCGCAAGATGACCGGCGCCTTCGAGGCACGCGCCGCGGCGCTCTACGGAGCGAGCAGCTCGAGCGCACAGAGCGCCGCCTGA
- a CDS encoding DUF3482 domain-containing protein: protein MKTAMMTALVAGSLAVTGCATTNPYGDPYYNNNGSSQAGRAATGAAVGAAVGAGVGAVVPGVSVGTGAIAGGIAGAVLGAVVNNRQYYRDTRGYCYYVDSQGRPIYDYNTRC from the coding sequence ATGAAAACGGCAATGATGACGGCGCTGGTCGCCGGAAGCCTGGCGGTGACCGGCTGCGCCACGACCAATCCCTATGGCGATCCCTATTACAACAACAATGGCTCGAGCCAGGCGGGTCGCGCGGCGACCGGCGCTGCGGTCGGCGCGGCCGTCGGCGCCGGTGTCGGCGCGGTGGTTCCGGGCGTGTCGGTCGGTACCGGTGCGATCGCGGGCGGCATCGCCGGTGCGGTGCTCGGCGCGGTGGTCAACAACCGCCAATATTATCGCGATACCCGCGGCTACTGCTATTACGTCGATAGCCAGGGCCGTCCGATCTACGACTACAACACCCGCTGCTAG
- a CDS encoding ABC transporter ATP-binding protein: MSEPVLATGNLARSFTQGDVTIEVLRGVDLAVQPGEIVALLGPSGSGKSTLLQAVGLLEGGFEGSIRIAGRQAEKMDTDERTELRREALGFVYQFHHLLPDFTAIENVVLPQMIKGEEPEAARERAVSLLTALGLGHRLDHRPAKLSGGEQQRVAVARALANRPPLVLADEPTGNLDEHTADVVLAEFLSLVRGEGSAALVATHNERLARKMDRVVRLHEGRLEQLGPKSE; encoded by the coding sequence ATGAGTGAGCCGGTCCTCGCGACGGGCAACCTTGCCCGGTCCTTCACCCAGGGTGACGTCACGATCGAGGTGCTTCGCGGGGTCGACCTCGCGGTCCAGCCGGGCGAAATCGTTGCCCTTCTCGGACCTTCGGGCTCGGGCAAGTCGACCCTGCTTCAGGCGGTCGGGCTGCTCGAGGGCGGGTTTGAGGGATCGATCCGCATCGCCGGGCGACAGGCCGAGAAGATGGACACCGACGAGCGGACCGAGCTTCGCCGCGAGGCGCTCGGCTTCGTCTACCAGTTCCACCACCTGCTGCCCGATTTCACCGCCATCGAGAACGTCGTTCTACCGCAGATGATCAAGGGCGAAGAGCCGGAGGCGGCGCGAGAGCGGGCCGTGTCGCTGCTGACCGCGCTCGGCCTCGGGCATCGGCTCGACCATCGCCCGGCCAAGCTGTCGGGCGGCGAGCAGCAGCGGGTCGCGGTGGCACGCGCTCTTGCCAACCGGCCTCCGCTGGTGCTCGCCGACGAGCCGACCGGCAACCTCGACGAGCATACCGCCGACGTGGTGCTGGCCGAGTTCCTGAGCCTGGTGCGCGGGGAGGGGAGCGCGGCGCTGGTTGCGACCCACAACGAGCGGCTGGCGCGCAAGATGGACCGGGTGGTGCGATTGCACGAAGGACGGCTCGAGCAGTTGGGACCAAAGTCCGAGTGA
- a CDS encoding hemerythrin domain-containing protein translates to MATRNQTRDRNSRSDKSSARNSAEKSAFNFDRVEDNAVPLLGALAAGAAIGIGANWARKFLQQKSESMMAGNEWDEILKLEHKATLAKFDLLLATEDDETGKRASLVKTIHYALNKHAHQEEQVVYPALRQANETVDADHLEHEHGYVKTYLYRLENMEKDSAEFLPTVREFRDLIEEHARMEEEQVYPRFKTSMSEEQNAKITMLMNKEGMKMN, encoded by the coding sequence ATGGCGACGCGTAACCAGACCCGCGATCGGAACAGCCGCAGCGACAAGAGCAGCGCCCGCAATTCCGCCGAGAAGAGCGCCTTCAACTTCGACCGCGTCGAGGACAATGCGGTTCCGCTGCTCGGCGCACTGGCCGCCGGCGCGGCGATCGGGATCGGTGCCAACTGGGCGCGCAAGTTCCTCCAGCAGAAGTCCGAATCCATGATGGCGGGCAACGAGTGGGACGAGATCCTCAAGCTCGAGCACAAGGCGACCCTTGCCAAGTTCGACCTTCTCCTGGCCACCGAGGATGACGAGACCGGCAAGCGCGCGAGCCTTGTGAAGACCATCCATTACGCGCTGAACAAGCATGCCCACCAGGAAGAGCAGGTCGTCTATCCGGCGCTCCGCCAGGCCAACGAGACGGTCGACGCCGACCATCTCGAGCATGAGCATGGCTATGTGAAGACCTACCTCTATCGGCTTGAGAACATGGAAAAGGATTCGGCCGAATTCCTGCCGACCGTCCGCGAGTTCCGCGACCTCATCGAGGAGCATGCCCGGATGGAGGAAGAGCAGGTCTATCCGCGCTTCAAGACGTCAATGAGCGAGGAGCAGAACGCCAAGATCACCATGCTGATGAACAAGGAAGGCATGAAGATGAACTGA
- a CDS encoding carbonic anhydrase has translation MSEFRALLQGYDRFRAGRYETERRRWESLATGQSPPVMIIGCCDSRVDPATIFDTEPGQAFILRNVANLVPPCEPDGGLHGVSSALEFAVTKLGVRHIVVMGHGACGGVAAALGGHGDPDRTFIDRWIGLLDPAVERVRASGTDDPQHALELEGVKTSLHNLRTFPFVAEREARGEIELHGCHFAIAEGRLWELDEASGRFHAVGEPDLDHAGAKE, from the coding sequence GTGTCAGAATTTCGCGCCCTTCTTCAAGGTTACGATCGTTTCCGTGCCGGCCGCTACGAGACCGAGCGGCGGCGCTGGGAAAGCCTCGCGACCGGCCAGTCTCCGCCGGTCATGATCATCGGTTGTTGCGACAGCCGGGTCGACCCGGCGACCATCTTCGACACCGAGCCGGGGCAGGCTTTCATCCTCCGCAACGTCGCCAACCTGGTGCCGCCCTGCGAACCGGACGGCGGCCTCCACGGAGTCAGTTCGGCGCTCGAGTTCGCGGTCACCAAGCTCGGCGTCCGTCACATCGTCGTCATGGGCCACGGCGCCTGCGGTGGCGTCGCTGCCGCGCTCGGTGGCCACGGCGATCCTGACCGCACCTTCATCGACCGCTGGATCGGATTGCTCGATCCCGCGGTCGAGCGGGTCCGCGCCAGCGGCACCGACGATCCGCAGCACGCGCTCGAGCTGGAGGGCGTCAAGACCAGCCTCCACAATCTTCGCACCTTCCCCTTCGTCGCCGAGCGCGAGGCTCGCGGCGAGATCGAGCTCCACGGCTGCCATTTCGCCATCGCCGAAGGACGTCTGTGGGAGCTCGACGAGGCCAGCGGCCGCTTCCATGCGGTCGGCGAGCCCGACCTAGACCACGCTGGGGCCAAGGAATGA
- a CDS encoding lipoprotein-releasing ABC transporter permease subunit — MILNRYERMIAKRYLLPGKGEGEKFIFLVSTISLGAVALGVAALIIVMSVMNGFRAELFEKTAGLNGHAIIVGYDGRLENWREIADQARKVPGVTSALPLVEQPLMASSNGRVEGVYFRGTRVEDIRSNAVLTGGVKSGSMANLTEGCNCVAIGTGLARALGTYPGGEISLISPEGRSTAIGTVPRIVSYTVAATFEIGVYDLDNAYVLAPMGEAQNFLMLGDAVGMVEVKVQEPDKIDEQMPALERIAAARGQATDWRKMNSAIFEALEVERVAMFVVLSLIILVAVFNILSSLIMLVRAKTRDIAILRTMGASRKGMMKVFVTVGTTIGTLGLLLGLALGAIFLFFRQPIVDAIQWLTGQNLWDPSVRFLSELPSKTDPVEVAVIVIIAFVLSFLSTLYPAWKAASTDPVQVLRYE, encoded by the coding sequence ATGATCCTCAATCGCTACGAACGGATGATCGCCAAGCGCTACCTGCTTCCGGGCAAGGGCGAGGGCGAGAAGTTCATCTTCCTCGTCTCGACGATCAGCCTTGGTGCGGTCGCGCTCGGAGTTGCCGCGCTGATCATCGTGATGAGCGTCATGAACGGCTTCCGCGCCGAGCTCTTCGAGAAGACCGCGGGCCTCAACGGGCATGCGATCATCGTCGGCTACGACGGACGGCTGGAGAATTGGCGCGAGATCGCCGACCAGGCGCGCAAGGTGCCGGGCGTGACCTCGGCGCTGCCGCTGGTCGAGCAGCCGCTGATGGCCAGTTCGAACGGGCGGGTCGAAGGCGTCTACTTCCGCGGCACGCGGGTCGAGGACATCCGCTCCAACGCGGTCCTGACCGGCGGGGTCAAGAGCGGCAGCATGGCCAACCTCACCGAGGGCTGCAATTGCGTCGCCATCGGGACCGGGCTCGCCCGCGCGCTCGGTACCTATCCGGGTGGCGAGATCAGCCTGATCAGCCCGGAAGGCCGCTCGACCGCAATCGGGACGGTGCCGAGGATCGTCAGCTACACCGTCGCCGCGACGTTCGAGATCGGGGTCTACGACCTCGATAACGCCTATGTTCTGGCGCCGATGGGCGAAGCGCAGAACTTCCTCATGCTCGGCGACGCGGTCGGCATGGTCGAGGTCAAGGTGCAGGAGCCCGACAAGATCGACGAGCAGATGCCGGCGCTCGAGCGGATCGCCGCCGCCCGCGGGCAGGCAACCGACTGGCGCAAGATGAATTCCGCCATCTTCGAGGCGCTCGAGGTCGAGCGGGTGGCGATGTTCGTCGTCCTCTCGCTGATCATCCTCGTCGCGGTGTTCAACATCCTGTCGAGCCTGATCATGCTGGTCCGCGCCAAGACCCGCGACATCGCCATCCTCCGGACCATGGGCGCAAGCCGCAAGGGGATGATGAAGGTGTTCGTGACGGTGGGCACGACCATCGGCACGCTCGGGCTGCTGCTCGGCTTGGCGCTCGGCGCGATCTTCCTCTTCTTCCGCCAGCCGATCGTCGATGCGATCCAGTGGCTGACCGGCCAGAACCTGTGGGATCCGTCGGTCCGCTTCCTCTCCGAACTGCCGAGCAAGACCGATCCGGTCGAAGTGGCGGTGATCGTCATCATTGCCTTCGTGCTGAGCTTCCTTTCGACGCTCTACCCGGCGTGGAAGGCGGCTAGCACGGACCCGGTGCAGGTGCTTCGCTATGAGTGA
- the lipA gene encoding lipoyl synthase → MNAPTALPTPPRARKPDWIRVKAPTSEGYAETRKLMRSLNLATVCEEAACPNIGECWTKKHATVMILGDTCTRACAFCNVKTGMPRAVDPFEPQNTAIAAAQLGLEHIVITSVDRDDLPDGGASQFVKVIEALRRETPKTTIEILTPDFRNKSEEAVARIVDAGPDVYNHNLETVPRLYPTIRPGARYYASLRLLESVKRRNPAIFTKSGVMVGLGEQRLEVHQVMDDMRSADIDFLTMGQYLQPTPRHANVEEFVTPQAFQAYAAIARAKGFLLVAASPLTRSSYHAGDDFRKMQAARAERLAR, encoded by the coding sequence ATGAACGCGCCGACCGCTCTTCCGACCCCGCCACGCGCACGGAAGCCCGACTGGATCCGGGTCAAGGCCCCGACCAGCGAGGGCTATGCCGAAACCCGCAAGCTGATGCGTTCGCTCAACCTCGCCACTGTGTGCGAGGAAGCGGCCTGCCCGAACATCGGCGAGTGCTGGACCAAGAAGCACGCCACGGTGATGATCCTTGGCGATACCTGCACCCGGGCCTGCGCCTTCTGCAACGTCAAGACCGGCATGCCACGCGCTGTCGACCCCTTTGAGCCGCAGAACACGGCCATCGCCGCCGCCCAGCTCGGGCTCGAGCATATCGTCATCACCAGCGTCGACCGCGATGACCTTCCCGACGGCGGCGCGAGCCAGTTCGTCAAGGTGATCGAGGCGCTCCGCCGCGAGACGCCGAAGACCACCATCGAGATCCTGACCCCCGACTTCCGCAACAAGTCGGAAGAGGCGGTGGCGCGGATCGTCGATGCCGGGCCTGACGTCTACAACCATAATCTCGAGACGGTGCCGAGGCTTTACCCGACCATCCGGCCCGGCGCGCGCTACTACGCGTCGCTCCGCCTGCTCGAGAGCGTCAAGCGCCGCAATCCGGCGATCTTCACAAAGTCGGGCGTGATGGTGGGCCTGGGCGAGCAGCGGCTCGAGGTGCACCAGGTCATGGACGACATGCGCTCGGCGGACATCGATTTCCTGACCATGGGTCAGTATCTCCAGCCGACCCCGCGCCATGCCAATGTCGAGGAGTTCGTCACTCCGCAGGCGTTCCAAGCCTATGCCGCCATCGCTCGAGCCAAGGGATTCCTGCTGGTCGCGGCGAGCCCGCTGACCCGCTCGAGCTACCACGCCGGCGACGATTTCCGGAAGATGCAGGCGGCCCGCGCGGAGCGGCTCGCCCGCTAG
- the dnaE gene encoding DNA polymerase III subunit alpha, protein MAFVPLRVLSCFSMLEGAIEPKDLAKAAKKRGFPAVALTDRNGLYAAMAFSDAVAGEGVQPIVGATLGIARPAEWGGKAETVDWLALLAKDEAGYANLCRLVSKAHMERPDHLVPHVTLDDLGGHSEGLIALTAGGEGSVARLLADGQAAKARIALEALASIFPDRLYVELSRRGDDVEEAAEGALIDLAYALDLPLVATNPALYVEPGFHAAHDAMLCIADSAYVDSAERRRSSEHAWLKGGAEMEALFEDLPEALANTLVVARRCAVAAPKRRPILPRMGEDEDEALRAAARAGLEARITDYAEDLKPGYRERLEFELDVIVRMGFAGYFLIVADFIQWAKANDIPVGPGRGSGAGSAVAWALLITDLDPIELGLLFERFLNPERVSMPDFDIDFCETHRDKVIRYVQQKYGRDRVAQIITFGRMKSRAVLKDTGRVLQMSYGHVDRLAKLVPNHPTDPWTLERSLNGVSELAAEVKNEPQVKRLFDLAMKLEGLPRHSSTHAAGVVIGDRPLQELVPLHRDPRSDMPVTQFDMKYVEGAGLVKFDFLGLKTLSVLKEGQRLLAKRGVEVDFAKLGWDDPKVYELLQRGDTVGVFQLESEGMRRTLAAVRPTSFGDIIALVSLYRPGPMDNIPLFGDRKNGRQTIEYPHPLLEDVLKETYGIFVYQEQVMQAAQVLAGYSLGEADLLRRAMGKKIKAEMDAQRARFVEGCGRQEIKPAKANELFDLIDKFAGYGFNKSHAAAYALVAYHTAWLKAHHPAEFFAASMSYDIHQTDKLCLFVDDLRRMGLTLLAPDINASEADFDVADGAVRYALGALKGVGEKAMEELVAERKRKPFASLEDFAARIDPRILNRRQLESLAAAGALDGLNGERAAVHAASETILAHAASAHQEKTSGQGGLFGGGGEAEDVAPIRLPRDARWSLAERMAAERDAFGFYFSAHPVDQHKHLLAAHRVRQSTELGLVAIPADGRGGATMAGLVEEARWRTSQKGRRFLMARFSDGGGQFDATVFDDEAAEAVEAAAKIGGCGLLSVELDRRPGEEQPRVTIKRYQPLDELARRSRVELTVRCPDEAAVRLVVAELGSCEAGSGIVRLEVPVSDGRTATVLLPGRFSVDAELGARLERFVGENGVTLAAAEQLRLVG, encoded by the coding sequence ATGGCCTTCGTTCCCCTTCGCGTCCTTTCCTGTTTCTCGATGCTCGAAGGGGCGATCGAGCCCAAAGATCTCGCCAAGGCGGCGAAGAAGCGCGGCTTTCCCGCGGTCGCCCTGACCGATCGCAACGGCCTCTACGCGGCGATGGCATTCAGCGACGCGGTGGCGGGCGAGGGCGTCCAGCCGATCGTCGGCGCGACCCTTGGCATCGCCCGTCCGGCCGAGTGGGGCGGCAAGGCCGAGACGGTCGACTGGCTCGCGCTGCTGGCCAAGGACGAGGCCGGCTATGCCAACCTCTGCCGGCTGGTCAGCAAGGCGCACATGGAGCGGCCCGACCATCTGGTGCCGCACGTCACCCTCGACGACCTTGGCGGACACAGCGAGGGCCTGATCGCGCTGACTGCGGGCGGCGAGGGGAGTGTCGCAAGGCTGCTCGCCGACGGGCAGGCCGCCAAGGCTCGTATTGCGCTCGAGGCGCTGGCGTCGATCTTTCCCGATCGCCTCTATGTCGAGCTCAGCCGTCGCGGCGACGACGTCGAGGAGGCCGCCGAAGGTGCGCTGATCGACCTCGCCTACGCGCTCGACCTGCCGCTCGTGGCGACCAACCCCGCGCTCTACGTCGAGCCCGGCTTCCATGCCGCGCACGACGCCATGTTGTGCATCGCCGACAGCGCCTATGTCGACAGTGCCGAGCGGCGGCGGTCGAGCGAGCATGCCTGGCTCAAGGGCGGTGCCGAGATGGAGGCGCTATTCGAGGATCTGCCCGAAGCGCTCGCCAACACCTTGGTCGTTGCCCGGCGCTGCGCCGTCGCCGCACCCAAGCGCCGCCCGATCCTGCCGCGGATGGGCGAGGACGAGGACGAGGCGCTTCGTGCCGCCGCCCGCGCCGGTCTCGAAGCCCGCATCACGGACTATGCCGAGGATCTGAAGCCCGGCTACCGCGAACGGCTCGAGTTCGAGCTCGACGTCATCGTCCGAATGGGGTTCGCGGGCTACTTCCTGATCGTCGCCGACTTCATCCAGTGGGCCAAGGCGAACGACATTCCGGTCGGTCCGGGGCGCGGCTCGGGCGCGGGCTCGGCGGTCGCGTGGGCGCTGCTCATCACCGACCTCGACCCGATCGAACTCGGCCTGCTCTTCGAGCGCTTCCTCAACCCCGAGCGCGTGTCGATGCCCGACTTCGACATCGACTTCTGCGAAACCCACCGGGACAAGGTCATCCGCTACGTCCAGCAGAAGTATGGCCGCGATCGGGTGGCGCAGATCATCACCTTCGGGCGAATGAAGAGCCGCGCGGTGCTCAAGGACACCGGGCGCGTGCTGCAGATGAGTTACGGCCATGTCGACCGGCTCGCCAAGCTCGTCCCTAACCATCCGACCGACCCGTGGACGCTTGAGCGCTCGCTGAACGGCGTCAGCGAGCTCGCGGCCGAGGTGAAGAACGAGCCGCAGGTCAAGCGACTGTTCGACCTCGCGATGAAGCTCGAGGGCCTCCCGCGGCACAGCTCGACCCACGCCGCGGGCGTGGTGATCGGCGACCGCCCGCTCCAGGAGCTGGTCCCGCTCCATCGCGATCCCCGCTCAGACATGCCCGTCACCCAGTTCGACATGAAATATGTCGAGGGCGCGGGCCTGGTGAAGTTCGACTTCCTCGGCCTCAAGACCCTGTCGGTGCTGAAGGAAGGCCAGCGGCTGCTCGCCAAGCGGGGTGTCGAGGTCGACTTCGCCAAGCTCGGCTGGGACGATCCGAAAGTATACGAGCTGCTCCAGCGCGGCGACACGGTCGGCGTCTTCCAGCTCGAATCGGAAGGCATGCGGCGGACGCTGGCGGCAGTGCGTCCGACCAGCTTCGGCGACATCATCGCGCTGGTCTCGCTCTACCGGCCGGGCCCGATGGACAACATTCCGCTGTTCGGCGATCGCAAGAACGGCCGCCAAACGATTGAATATCCTCATCCTCTGCTCGAGGACGTCCTGAAGGAGACATACGGGATCTTCGTCTACCAGGAGCAGGTCATGCAGGCCGCGCAGGTGCTGGCCGGCTACAGCCTCGGCGAAGCGGACCTGCTGCGCCGCGCGATGGGCAAGAAGATCAAGGCAGAGATGGACGCCCAGCGCGCCCGCTTCGTCGAGGGCTGCGGGCGGCAGGAGATCAAGCCGGCCAAGGCCAATGAGCTGTTCGACTTGATCGACAAGTTCGCGGGCTACGGCTTTAACAAGAGTCACGCGGCCGCCTACGCGCTGGTCGCCTATCATACCGCCTGGCTGAAGGCGCATCATCCGGCCGAGTTCTTCGCCGCCTCGATGAGCTACGACATCCACCAGACCGACAAGCTCTGCCTGTTCGTCGATGACCTCCGGCGCATGGGGCTGACCCTGCTCGCGCCCGACATCAATGCGAGCGAGGCGGACTTCGACGTCGCGGATGGTGCGGTCCGCTATGCGCTTGGCGCGCTCAAGGGCGTTGGCGAGAAGGCGATGGAAGAGCTGGTCGCCGAGCGGAAGCGCAAGCCCTTTGCCAGCCTCGAGGACTTCGCCGCGCGGATCGACCCGCGGATCCTCAACCGCCGGCAGCTTGAGAGCCTTGCCGCGGCGGGCGCGCTCGACGGGCTCAACGGCGAGCGCGCCGCGGTCCATGCGGCGTCGGAGACGATCCTCGCCCATGCCGCAAGCGCGCACCAGGAGAAGACCAGCGGGCAGGGCGGACTGTTCGGAGGGGGCGGCGAGGCCGAGGACGTGGCGCCGATCAGGCTTCCGCGCGATGCGCGCTGGAGTCTTGCCGAACGGATGGCGGCCGAGCGCGACGCCTTCGGCTTCTATTTTTCCGCCCATCCGGTCGACCAGCACAAGCACCTGCTTGCGGCCCACCGGGTGCGGCAGAGCACCGAATTGGGGCTGGTCGCCATTCCCGCAGACGGCCGCGGCGGAGCAACCATGGCGGGGTTGGTCGAGGAGGCGCGCTGGCGCACTTCGCAGAAGGGCCGTCGCTTCCTGATGGCGCGATTCAGCGACGGCGGCGGCCAGTTCGATGCGACGGTGTTCGACGACGAGGCCGCCGAAGCGGTCGAGGCCGCGGCCAAGATCGGCGGCTGCGGCCTCCTCTCGGTCGAACTCGACCGGCGTCCAGGCGAGGAGCAGCCGCGCGTGACGATCAAGCGCTACCAGCCGCTCGACGAACTGGCGCGGCGGAGCCGGGTCGAACTGACCGTGCGCTGCCCCGACGAAGCCGCGGTTCGGCTGGTCGTGGCGGAGCTCGGCTCGTGCGAGGCCGGAAGCGGGATCGTTCGACTGGAAGTGCCGGTCAGCGACGGTCGCACGGCGACGGTGCTGCTGCCCGGCCGCTTCTCGGTCGATGCCGAACTCGGCGCGAGGCTCGAGCGGTTCGTGGGCGAGAACGGGGTCACGCTCGCGGCGGCGGAGCAGCTGCGGCTGGTAGGGTAA